A genomic region of Venturia canescens isolate UGA chromosome 9, ASM1945775v1, whole genome shotgun sequence contains the following coding sequences:
- the barr gene encoding condensin complex subunit 2, with protein MTSRKSLMHPVVEELRNGTPSVSSPLRRRSSIAQHRPVSTDLEENDDEAERLVRRREKNQSSGSLQDKRRSMDLGLVAQMSHPQIAEKVSQCIKLSTENKINMKNAFSLEMIDFMSYMIKKKDGNMSNLQVASTSLDVSTKIYGFRVDGVHTDILKMAGAMHDNKDKDDGRKDQGGDDENMETGEGEEAAGTQNRVKKKRKSKQKLIVAASAVKGIVETVNPASLMFSEADSQTTDLLYLAILPYHANKDIYLNLHNDVILDRVDPTKELNIDSTVLRCPKIRSFNDDDMCQSFANFDFLGWSPDDEAESLSPGKSQSFHEDLQFDLDASLPPNEESNHTGVNYFDIEEDENMENMDRCRGPLNRSRQAIVDLRQVVQASKHHKNSEYSYFLGNLDFQWDGPSHWKIKFANKNLGGSRIVEGCAQEAIKRRKELVLTYNDEMTEICDNKFDTTRNNCLKLQSKTTKNYWSEEKLTLPQDIHYDSAKCSQFYLRCISVNVSQKDRMNATHVSDEVGDYDYNNELDTTDYCPNIGTDDQPPNEDGIHNTGGFDGADEMTPMTQAFTGDNLVEAPKVNSKIFIPFSQRAKKIDMRQLKKSIWKQLSALDIQRENIEPQSSLACSEKMVGTKNFNAIYKNLPKMLSKTNSEALSFPIAVISLLHIANEKCLEIKSNEDYSDLIIRQN; from the coding sequence atgacaagtAGAAAGAGCCTGATGCATCCAGTCGTGGAGGAGTTGAGGAATGGCACGCCCTCGGTGTCTTCCCCGCTTCGCAGAAGATCAAGTATAGCACAACATAGACCGGTATCAACAGATCTCGAGGAGAATGACGATGAAGCAGAACGTTTGGTACGAcgtcgtgaaaaaaatcagtccTCTGGATCGTTACAAGATAAGAGGCGATCAATGGACTTGGGTTTGGTGGCACAAATGTCACATCCTCAGATAGCAGAGAAAGTATCACAGTGTATAAAGTTGAGCACAGAAAACAAGATCAATATGAAAAACGCTTTCAGTTTAGAAATGATTGATTTCATGTcttacatgataaaaaaaaaagatggaaatATGAGCAATTTACAAGTGGCTAGTACATCACTGGATGTGAGCACGAAaatctatggttttcgtgtgGACGGCGTTCACactgatattttgaaaatggcTGGCGCAATGCACGACAATAAAGATAAAGACGACGGAAGGAAAGATCAGGGAGGAGATGATGAAAATATGGAAACTGGCGAAGGTGAAGAAGCGGCAGGGACTCAGAATAGggtaaagaaaaaacgaaagagcaAGCAAAAGCTTATTGTGGCAGCATCAGCTGTGAAAGGAATAGTGGAAACTGTTAATCCGGCATCTCTGATGTTCAGCGAAGCTGATTCTCAAACAACAGATTTATTATATCTCGCGATATTACCTTATCACGCGAACAAGGATATTTATCTGAATCTGCATAACGATGTGATTCTCGATAGGGTGGATCCAACGAAAGAACTAAACATTGATTCTACTGTTCTTCGATGCCCAAAAATAAGGTCATTCAACGATGACGATATGTGCCAGTCGTTTGccaattttgattttcttgGCTGGTCTCCCGACGATGAAGCCGAATCTTTAAGTCCTGGAAAGTCACAATCGTTTCACGAAGATTTACAGTTCGATTTGGACGCAAGTTTGCCACCCAACGAGGAGTCCAATCACACTGGAGTGAATTATTTTGACATAGAAGAGGATGAGAATATGGAGAACATGGACCGATGTCGTGGTCCGCTCAACCGCAGCAGGCAGGCCATTGTCGATTTGAGACAAGTTGTACAAGCTTCAAAACACCACAAAAACTCGGAGTATTCATATTTTCTGGGAAATCTCGATTTCCAATGGGACGGACCGTctcattggaaaatcaaattcgctAATAAGAATCTTGGGGGAAGTAGAATCGTCGAGGGTTGCGCGCAGGAAGCTATCAAGCGGAGAAAAGAATTGGTGCTTACCTACAACGACGAGATGACAGAAATTTGTGATAACAAATTCGACACCACCCGTAACAATTGTCTCAAATTACAGTCCAAAACGACAAAGAATTATTGGTCAGAGGAAAAATTAACTTTGCCGCAAGATATCCATTATGATTCTGCGAAATGTTCCCAATTCTATCTCAGGTGTATTTCGGTCAATGTATCCCAGAAAGATCGAATGAACGCTACTCACGTGTCTGACGAAGTGGGTGACTACGATTACAATAACGAGCTCGACACGACCGATTATTGTCCCAACATCGGAACTGATGATCAACCACCAAACGAAGATGGAATTCATAACACCGGTGGATTTGACGGAGCTGATGAAATGACCCCTATGACTCAGGCATTCACCGGCGACAATCTCGTAGAAGCTCCGAAAGTGAAcagtaaaattttcattcctttcTCACAACGtgccaaaaaaatcgatatgcGACAACTCAAAAAATCTATATGGAAACAACTCTCAGCTTTAGACATTCAGAGAGAAAACATTGAACCACAAAGTTCCCTTGCGTGCTCAGAAAAAATGGTTGGGACTAAGAATTTCAATGCCATTTATAAAAATCTACCTAAAATGCTGAGCAAAACCAACAGCGAAGCCCTCAGCTTTCCCATCGCCGTTATATCCCTGCTACATATCGCCAATGAAAAGTGCCTTGAAATCAAATCCAACGAAGATTACTCCGACCTCATTATACGACAGAACTGA